The Micromonospora sp. Llam0 genome includes a window with the following:
- a CDS encoding MbtH family protein, with product MPHAFDDEGASFLALANQMGQYSLWPAFAVPPPGWAVVNGPSSRTDCLAYVEHQWTDLRPEGSGIPR from the coding sequence ATGCCGCACGCGTTCGACGACGAGGGCGCCAGCTTCCTCGCCCTCGCCAACCAGATGGGGCAGTACTCGTTGTGGCCCGCGTTCGCCGTTCCGCCGCCCGGCTGGGCGGTCGTCAACGGCCCGTCCTCGCGGACCGACTGCCTCGCGTACGTCGAACACCAATGGACCGATCTGCGCCCGGAAGGATCAGGTATACCTCGATGA
- a CDS encoding cytochrome P450: MDELEAEELVRFVLAPGTAGDPFAYYRRLRDIAPVHRSEKLDMTLLSRHADCVRVLTDARAFPVVDLAWIRAKQPHRAPTSSQEQFMSSLFFQNPPAHTRLRRLLARGFSARQLLALREPAREEVARVLDRLAEAGGGGRAADFQELVAVPLALRVLGRLLGVPVEDQARTWDLLREAIPPPPPPGSDPAVIAETMRRAEVASTELVGYFAELAAARRKDPRGDLISACTTDHADDPDGLTDRELGLTMLPIFGSGITTLSDTLGNAAHAFATNPRQLARVARDPAAATAAAAEVLRFGGTYHIARRYASQAVRFDDVEVPEGSVVVMLLGSANRDATRYADGDGFDVDRPEVATLALGAGIHHCLGAALARLVVEEFCAGLHRLPALRLAGDPEWRPSLLFFGPMALPVSTSLPA, from the coding sequence GTGGACGAGCTGGAGGCCGAGGAGCTCGTACGCTTCGTCCTCGCCCCGGGGACGGCCGGCGACCCGTTCGCGTACTACCGGCGGCTGCGGGACATCGCGCCGGTGCATCGCAGCGAGAAGCTGGACATGACGCTGCTCTCGCGGCACGCCGACTGCGTCCGGGTGCTCACCGACGCGCGTGCGTTCCCGGTGGTCGATCTGGCCTGGATCCGGGCGAAGCAGCCGCACCGGGCACCGACGTCGTCGCAGGAACAGTTCATGTCGTCGCTGTTCTTCCAGAACCCGCCGGCGCACACCCGGCTGCGGCGGCTGCTGGCGCGGGGGTTCAGCGCGCGGCAGCTGCTGGCCCTGCGGGAACCGGCCCGCGAGGAGGTCGCGCGGGTGCTGGACCGGCTCGCCGAGGCCGGTGGCGGGGGACGGGCCGCCGACTTCCAGGAGCTGGTGGCGGTGCCGCTGGCCCTGCGGGTGCTCGGCCGCCTGCTCGGGGTGCCGGTCGAGGACCAGGCCCGCACCTGGGACCTGCTCCGGGAGGCCATTCCGCCGCCGCCACCACCGGGCAGCGACCCGGCGGTGATCGCGGAGACGATGCGCCGGGCCGAGGTCGCGTCCACCGAGCTGGTCGGCTACTTCGCGGAGCTGGCCGCCGCCCGGCGCAAGGACCCGCGGGGCGATCTGATCAGCGCCTGTACGACGGACCACGCCGACGATCCGGACGGGCTCACCGACCGGGAGCTGGGGCTCACCATGCTGCCCATCTTCGGATCCGGCATCACCACCCTCAGCGACACGCTCGGCAACGCGGCGCACGCCTTCGCCACCAACCCGCGGCAACTGGCCCGGGTGGCCCGCGATCCGGCCGCTGCCACCGCGGCGGCGGCCGAGGTACTGCGGTTCGGTGGCACGTACCACATCGCCCGCCGGTACGCGTCGCAGGCCGTGCGGTTCGACGATGTCGAGGTGCCCGAGGGTTCCGTCGTGGTGATGCTGCTCGGCTCGGCGAACCGGGACGCCACCCGCTACGCCGACGGCGACGGCTTCGACGTGGACCGCCCCGAGGTGGCCACGCTCGCGCTCGGGGCCGGCATCCACCACTGCCTGGGCGCGGCGCTGGCCCGGCTCGTGGTGGAGGAGTTCTGCGCCGGCCTGCACCGGCTTCCGGCCCTGCGACTGGCCGGCGACCCGGAGTGGCGGCCGTCCCTGCTCTTCTTCGGCCCGATGGCGCTGCCGGTGTCCACCTCGCTACCAGCCTGA
- a CDS encoding O-methyltransferase: MSSSLRGSLPIVPQDSTDPRELYATSLARAAALPAVIDEVLREMEDVAREEHIPVVGRLEGMTLQTLASLPGPSVRRILDIGTAIGYSAIWLARALAPGGRVTSIEIDPVRAARASAFIERAGYADRVDVLVGDAFDIVPGRGEFDVIFQDVMKHRYFGDDPSKAAALLKLSKSHLGPQGVLMIDNAFCGNHVLDGTATDSIEARGVQTMNELLSQDTDFVSVILPVRDGLWVARRA; this comes from the coding sequence ATGAGCAGCTCGCTCAGGGGATCGCTCCCCATCGTTCCCCAGGACAGCACCGACCCGCGTGAGTTGTACGCCACCTCGCTGGCCCGGGCGGCGGCCCTGCCGGCCGTCATCGACGAGGTGCTGCGCGAGATGGAGGACGTCGCCCGCGAGGAGCACATTCCGGTCGTCGGGCGTCTCGAGGGCATGACGCTCCAGACGCTGGCGTCGCTGCCGGGCCCGTCGGTCCGCCGGATCCTCGACATCGGCACGGCCATCGGCTATTCGGCGATCTGGCTGGCCCGTGCGCTGGCGCCGGGCGGGCGGGTCACCAGCATCGAGATCGACCCGGTACGCGCGGCACGCGCCTCCGCCTTCATCGAGCGCGCCGGGTACGCCGACCGGGTGGACGTGCTGGTCGGCGACGCCTTCGACATCGTTCCGGGCCGCGGCGAGTTCGACGTCATCTTCCAGGACGTCATGAAGCACCGCTACTTCGGCGACGACCCGTCGAAGGCCGCCGCGCTGCTCAAGCTCTCGAAGTCGCACCTGGGCCCGCAGGGCGTCCTGATGATCGACAACGCGTTCTGCGGCAACCACGTACTCGACGGGACCGCCACGGACTCGATCGAGGCCCGCGGGGTGCAGACGATGAACGAGCTGCTTTCCCAGGACACCGATTTCGTCAGCGTCATCCTGCCGGTGAGGGACGGGCTGTGGGTCGCCCGCCGCGCGTAA
- a CDS encoding cytochrome P450, protein MMTTHPVVSPDDLADIDLADPRLHAEKDLSEVWRHLRGEPGFYFQPERGSQPGFWAVTRWEDANAVYRDKEHFTVERGNALNTLLAGGDPAAGTMLAVTDGITHTRIRNLLMGAFSPRMLDSIRTRVRQTVEELIVAAIEKDDCDFVRDVSGNVPLGAICDLLGVPRSDRQYLLDRTSQAWSSDEADAKPEDSWAAKSEILLYFSDLAKSRIGSDENDVVTLLANCHIDGEPLSDAEVMTNCYGLMIGGDETGRHAITGGLLALMEHPDQWQALKESAVDPAVAGEELLRWTVPSLHGGRTVTSDVEVNGQMMRAGDVVSVWIDSANYDEQVFGDPDRFRLDRSPNKHLTFAVGTHYCLGHYLARIEIEAMLDTLRRRVSHAVQTGPESWIYSSILHGMSSLPVRLHPESTPLS, encoded by the coding sequence ATGATGACCACGCATCCGGTGGTGTCACCGGACGACCTCGCCGACATCGACCTCGCCGACCCGCGCCTGCACGCCGAGAAGGACCTCAGCGAGGTCTGGCGGCACCTGCGCGGCGAGCCCGGGTTCTATTTCCAGCCCGAGCGCGGCAGCCAGCCCGGCTTCTGGGCGGTCACCCGGTGGGAGGACGCCAACGCTGTCTACCGCGACAAGGAGCACTTCACGGTCGAGCGCGGCAACGCCCTCAACACGTTGCTGGCCGGGGGTGACCCCGCGGCCGGGACGATGCTCGCGGTGACCGACGGGATCACCCACACCCGCATCCGCAATCTGCTGATGGGGGCGTTCTCGCCGCGGATGCTGGACTCCATCCGTACGCGGGTGCGGCAGACCGTCGAGGAGCTGATCGTCGCCGCCATCGAGAAGGACGATTGCGACTTCGTCCGGGACGTCTCCGGCAACGTCCCGCTCGGCGCCATCTGCGACCTGCTCGGCGTGCCCCGCTCCGACCGGCAGTACCTGCTGGACCGTACCTCGCAGGCCTGGAGCTCCGACGAGGCGGACGCCAAGCCGGAGGACAGCTGGGCGGCCAAGAGCGAGATCCTGCTGTACTTCTCCGACCTGGCCAAGTCGCGTATCGGCAGCGACGAGAACGACGTGGTGACGCTGCTCGCGAACTGCCACATCGACGGCGAGCCGCTCAGCGACGCCGAGGTGATGACCAACTGCTACGGCCTGATGATCGGCGGCGACGAGACCGGGCGGCACGCCATCACCGGCGGCCTGCTCGCGCTGATGGAGCACCCGGACCAGTGGCAGGCGCTCAAGGAAAGCGCCGTCGACCCCGCGGTCGCCGGCGAGGAACTGCTGCGCTGGACCGTGCCGTCGCTGCACGGCGGCCGTACGGTCACGTCCGACGTCGAGGTCAACGGTCAGATGATGCGGGCCGGCGACGTCGTCAGCGTCTGGATCGACTCGGCCAACTACGACGAGCAGGTCTTCGGCGACCCGGACCGGTTCCGGCTCGACCGCTCGCCGAACAAGCACCTCACCTTCGCCGTCGGCACCCACTACTGCCTCGGGCACTACCTGGCGCGCATCGAGATCGAGGCGATGCTCGACACGCTGCGCCGCCGGGTCTCGCACGCCGTGCAGACCGGCCCGGAGAGCTGGATCTACTCCAGCATCCTGCACGGGATGAGCTCGCTGCCGGTGCGGCTGCACCCCGAGAGCACGCCACTGTCCTAG